One genomic window of Notamacropus eugenii isolate mMacEug1 chromosome 6, mMacEug1.pri_v2, whole genome shotgun sequence includes the following:
- the LOC140511343 gene encoding sodium-dependent phosphate transport protein 2B-like isoform X1, translating to MIIYSIYEGFVKFFLLLGFLYLFICSLDILSSAFQLVGGKAAGMLFYDGSVIYNPVAGLMIGVMVTVLVQSSSTSTSIVVSMVSSSLLTVKAAIPIVMGANIGTSVTNTLVALLQAGDREEFRRAFAGATVHDFFNWLSVLVLLPMEVLTSYLNDLTSVLINSFNINSGGDAPELLKVITRPLTKLIIQLDKKVIVEIATGNVAAKSKSLIKTWCETFKNVTLSNVTVPSRKECVSPNLCWTEGNMTWTIMSTVYKKNLKKCKHLFVDAKLSDSSIGLILLPFSLLVLCACLIIIVKVLHSALKGKVAAVIKKTINTDFPFPFAWLAGYLAILVGAVMTIIMQSSSVFTSTITPLVGIGVISLERAYPLTLGSNIGTTTTAILAALASSGNTLQSSLQIALCHFFFNITGVILWYPVPYMRLPIRLARGLGNISATYRWFAIFYLIICFFLLPLIVFGLSLAGWNVLVGVGVSLLLVVFIIVLLWAFETHHILPMWMQSLEPWDRLIMGFVDKCCQKNSCYYLGIFCRAVLWPCKWQFLKCWKLKTDDRKVKEVPINVPEQFENTGVITNKSQTLANTQEKTPDMKRSHSSLAL from the exons ATGATAATATATAGCATCTATGAAGGGTTCgtaaaattttttcttctcctaggATTTCTCTACTTATTTATCTGCTCCTTGGACATTCTCAGCAGTGCTTTCCAGCTGGTTGGAG GGAAAGCGGCTGGTATGCTTTTCTACGATGGTTCGGTAATTTACAATCCTGTGGCCGGCTTGATGATTGGTGTGATGGTGACAGTCTTGGTGCAAAGTTCCAGCACATCTACATCCATCGTTGTCAGCATGGTGTCCTCTTCAT TGTTGACAGTAAAGGCAGCAATTCCCATTGTTATGGGAGCCAATATTGGGACTTCAGTCACCAATACACTGGTGGCCCTCTTGCAGGCTGGAGACAGGGAGGAATTTCGAAG GGCTTTTGCAGGAGCTACTGTCCATGATTTTTTTAACTGGTTGTCAGTACTGGTGCTGCTGCCTATGGAGGTGCTCACAAGCTACCTCAACGACCTCACCAGTGTCTTAATAAACTCCTTTAATATCAATAGTGGAGGTGATGCCCCTGAACTCTTGAAAGTCATCACACGTCCCTTAACAAAACTTATCATTCAG CTGGATAAAAAAGTCATAGTTGAAATTGCTACAGGAAATGTGGCAGCAAAAAGCAAGAGCCTGATAAAGACTTGgtgtgaaacttttaaaaatgta ACTTTAAGCAATGTTACTGTACCCTCCCGAAAAGAATGTGTCTCTCCCAATCTCTGCTGGACTGAAGGGAACATGACCTGGACCATCATGAGTACAGTATATAAAAAGAACCTTAAAAAGT GCAAACACTTATTTGTGGATGCCAAACTCTCAGATTCGAGCATTGGACTCATCCTTCTGCCCTTCTCCTTGCTGGTCCTGTGCGCTTGTTTGATCATTATTGTCAAGGTCCTGCACTCTGCACTCAAGGGAAAAGTTGCTGCAGTGATTAAGAAGACCATAAACACAG atttccccttcccttttgccTGGCTGGCTGGCTACCTCGCCATTCTTGTTGGAGCTGTGATGACAATTATCATGCAGAGTAGCTCTGTGTTCACCTCTACAATCACTCCTCTCGTTG gcATCGGGGTGATCAGCCTTGAGAGAGCTTACCCTTTAACCTTGGGCTCCAACATCGgtaccaccaccactgccatccTGGCTGCCTTAGCTAGCTCTGGAAATACTTTACAAAGTTCACTCCAG ATTGCCTTGTGTCATTTCTTCTTCAACATAACCGGGGTCATTCTGTGGTACCCAGTGCCATACATGCGCCTGCCGATCCGTCTTGCCAGGGGCCTAGGAAATATCTCAGCCACCTACCGTTGGTTTGCCATCTTCTACCTGATTATCTGCTTTTTTCTATTACCACTGATAGTGTTTGGCCTCTCCCTGGCAGGTTGGAATGTGTTGGTCGGGGTAGGAGTATCCCTCCTATTGGTAGTTTTCATAATAGTGTTGTTGTGGGCCTTTGAGACCCACCACATATTGCCAATGTGGATGCAGTCCCTCGAGCCCTGGGATCGCCTGATTATGGGCTTCGTGGACAAATGCTGCCAGAAGAATTCCTGCTACTATTTAGGCATTTTTTGCAGAGCAGTTCTCTGGCCCTGCAAATGGCAGTTTTTAAAGTGCTGGAAACTGAAGACAGATgacagaaaggtcaaggaagTCCCCATCAATGTCCCTGAGCAGTTTGAAAACACTGGAGTCATAACTAACAAGTCCCAGACTTTGGCCAACACACAAGAGAAAACCCCAGACATGAAGAGGTCTCACAGCAGCCTGGCCTTGTAG
- the LOC140511343 gene encoding sodium-dependent phosphate transport protein 2B-like isoform X3, protein MKSNIRKGQRESGWYAFLRWFGNLQSCGRLDDWCDGDSLGAKFQHIYIHRCQHGVLFIVDSKGSNSHCYGSQYWDFSHQYTGGPLAGWRQGGISKLDKKVIVEIATGNVAAKSKSLIKTWCETFKNVTLSNVTVPSRKECVSPNLCWTEGNMTWTIMSTVYKKNLKKCKHLFVDAKLSDSSIGLILLPFSLLVLCACLIIIVKVLHSALKGKVAAVIKKTINTDFPFPFAWLAGYLAILVGAVMTIIMQSSSVFTSTITPLVGIGVISLERAYPLTLGSNIGTTTTAILAALASSGNTLQSSLQIALCHFFFNITGVILWYPVPYMRLPIRLARGLGNISATYRWFAIFYLIICFFLLPLIVFGLSLAGWNVLVGVGVSLLLVVFIIVLLWAFETHHILPMWMQSLEPWDRLIMGFVDKCCQKNSCYYLGIFCRAVLWPCKWQFLKCWKLKTDDRKVKEVPINVPEQFENTGVITNKSQTLANTQEKTPDMKRSHSSLAL, encoded by the exons ATGAAAAGCAACATCAGAAAGGGTCAAAG GGAAAGCGGCTGGTATGCTTTTCTACGATGGTTCGGTAATTTACAATCCTGTGGCCGGCTTGATGATTGGTGTGATGGTGACAGTCTTGGTGCAAAGTTCCAGCACATCTACATCCATCGTTGTCAGCATGGTGTCCTCTTCAT TGTTGACAGTAAAGGCAGCAATTCCCATTGTTATGGGAGCCAATATTGGGACTTCAGTCACCAATACACTGGTGGCCCTCTTGCAGGCTGGAGACAGGGAGGAATTTCGAAG CTGGATAAAAAAGTCATAGTTGAAATTGCTACAGGAAATGTGGCAGCAAAAAGCAAGAGCCTGATAAAGACTTGgtgtgaaacttttaaaaatgta ACTTTAAGCAATGTTACTGTACCCTCCCGAAAAGAATGTGTCTCTCCCAATCTCTGCTGGACTGAAGGGAACATGACCTGGACCATCATGAGTACAGTATATAAAAAGAACCTTAAAAAGT GCAAACACTTATTTGTGGATGCCAAACTCTCAGATTCGAGCATTGGACTCATCCTTCTGCCCTTCTCCTTGCTGGTCCTGTGCGCTTGTTTGATCATTATTGTCAAGGTCCTGCACTCTGCACTCAAGGGAAAAGTTGCTGCAGTGATTAAGAAGACCATAAACACAG atttccccttcccttttgccTGGCTGGCTGGCTACCTCGCCATTCTTGTTGGAGCTGTGATGACAATTATCATGCAGAGTAGCTCTGTGTTCACCTCTACAATCACTCCTCTCGTTG gcATCGGGGTGATCAGCCTTGAGAGAGCTTACCCTTTAACCTTGGGCTCCAACATCGgtaccaccaccactgccatccTGGCTGCCTTAGCTAGCTCTGGAAATACTTTACAAAGTTCACTCCAG ATTGCCTTGTGTCATTTCTTCTTCAACATAACCGGGGTCATTCTGTGGTACCCAGTGCCATACATGCGCCTGCCGATCCGTCTTGCCAGGGGCCTAGGAAATATCTCAGCCACCTACCGTTGGTTTGCCATCTTCTACCTGATTATCTGCTTTTTTCTATTACCACTGATAGTGTTTGGCCTCTCCCTGGCAGGTTGGAATGTGTTGGTCGGGGTAGGAGTATCCCTCCTATTGGTAGTTTTCATAATAGTGTTGTTGTGGGCCTTTGAGACCCACCACATATTGCCAATGTGGATGCAGTCCCTCGAGCCCTGGGATCGCCTGATTATGGGCTTCGTGGACAAATGCTGCCAGAAGAATTCCTGCTACTATTTAGGCATTTTTTGCAGAGCAGTTCTCTGGCCCTGCAAATGGCAGTTTTTAAAGTGCTGGAAACTGAAGACAGATgacagaaaggtcaaggaagTCCCCATCAATGTCCCTGAGCAGTTTGAAAACACTGGAGTCATAACTAACAAGTCCCAGACTTTGGCCAACACACAAGAGAAAACCCCAGACATGAAGAGGTCTCACAGCAGCCTGGCCTTGTAG
- the LOC140511343 gene encoding sodium-dependent phosphate transport protein 2B-like isoform X2: MLFYDGSVIYNPVAGLMIGVMVTVLVQSSSTSTSIVVSMVSSSLLTVKAAIPIVMGANIGTSVTNTLVALLQAGDREEFRRAFAGATVHDFFNWLSVLVLLPMEVLTSYLNDLTSVLINSFNINSGGDAPELLKVITRPLTKLIIQLDKKVIVEIATGNVAAKSKSLIKTWCETFKNVTLSNVTVPSRKECVSPNLCWTEGNMTWTIMSTVYKKNLKKCKHLFVDAKLSDSSIGLILLPFSLLVLCACLIIIVKVLHSALKGKVAAVIKKTINTDFPFPFAWLAGYLAILVGAVMTIIMQSSSVFTSTITPLVGIGVISLERAYPLTLGSNIGTTTTAILAALASSGNTLQSSLQIALCHFFFNITGVILWYPVPYMRLPIRLARGLGNISATYRWFAIFYLIICFFLLPLIVFGLSLAGWNVLVGVGVSLLLVVFIIVLLWAFETHHILPMWMQSLEPWDRLIMGFVDKCCQKNSCYYLGIFCRAVLWPCKWQFLKCWKLKTDDRKVKEVPINVPEQFENTGVITNKSQTLANTQEKTPDMKRSHSSLAL, from the exons ATGCTTTTCTACGATGGTTCGGTAATTTACAATCCTGTGGCCGGCTTGATGATTGGTGTGATGGTGACAGTCTTGGTGCAAAGTTCCAGCACATCTACATCCATCGTTGTCAGCATGGTGTCCTCTTCAT TGTTGACAGTAAAGGCAGCAATTCCCATTGTTATGGGAGCCAATATTGGGACTTCAGTCACCAATACACTGGTGGCCCTCTTGCAGGCTGGAGACAGGGAGGAATTTCGAAG GGCTTTTGCAGGAGCTACTGTCCATGATTTTTTTAACTGGTTGTCAGTACTGGTGCTGCTGCCTATGGAGGTGCTCACAAGCTACCTCAACGACCTCACCAGTGTCTTAATAAACTCCTTTAATATCAATAGTGGAGGTGATGCCCCTGAACTCTTGAAAGTCATCACACGTCCCTTAACAAAACTTATCATTCAG CTGGATAAAAAAGTCATAGTTGAAATTGCTACAGGAAATGTGGCAGCAAAAAGCAAGAGCCTGATAAAGACTTGgtgtgaaacttttaaaaatgta ACTTTAAGCAATGTTACTGTACCCTCCCGAAAAGAATGTGTCTCTCCCAATCTCTGCTGGACTGAAGGGAACATGACCTGGACCATCATGAGTACAGTATATAAAAAGAACCTTAAAAAGT GCAAACACTTATTTGTGGATGCCAAACTCTCAGATTCGAGCATTGGACTCATCCTTCTGCCCTTCTCCTTGCTGGTCCTGTGCGCTTGTTTGATCATTATTGTCAAGGTCCTGCACTCTGCACTCAAGGGAAAAGTTGCTGCAGTGATTAAGAAGACCATAAACACAG atttccccttcccttttgccTGGCTGGCTGGCTACCTCGCCATTCTTGTTGGAGCTGTGATGACAATTATCATGCAGAGTAGCTCTGTGTTCACCTCTACAATCACTCCTCTCGTTG gcATCGGGGTGATCAGCCTTGAGAGAGCTTACCCTTTAACCTTGGGCTCCAACATCGgtaccaccaccactgccatccTGGCTGCCTTAGCTAGCTCTGGAAATACTTTACAAAGTTCACTCCAG ATTGCCTTGTGTCATTTCTTCTTCAACATAACCGGGGTCATTCTGTGGTACCCAGTGCCATACATGCGCCTGCCGATCCGTCTTGCCAGGGGCCTAGGAAATATCTCAGCCACCTACCGTTGGTTTGCCATCTTCTACCTGATTATCTGCTTTTTTCTATTACCACTGATAGTGTTTGGCCTCTCCCTGGCAGGTTGGAATGTGTTGGTCGGGGTAGGAGTATCCCTCCTATTGGTAGTTTTCATAATAGTGTTGTTGTGGGCCTTTGAGACCCACCACATATTGCCAATGTGGATGCAGTCCCTCGAGCCCTGGGATCGCCTGATTATGGGCTTCGTGGACAAATGCTGCCAGAAGAATTCCTGCTACTATTTAGGCATTTTTTGCAGAGCAGTTCTCTGGCCCTGCAAATGGCAGTTTTTAAAGTGCTGGAAACTGAAGACAGATgacagaaaggtcaaggaagTCCCCATCAATGTCCCTGAGCAGTTTGAAAACACTGGAGTCATAACTAACAAGTCCCAGACTTTGGCCAACACACAAGAGAAAACCCCAGACATGAAGAGGTCTCACAGCAGCCTGGCCTTGTAG